In one Mucilaginibacter ginsenosidivorax genomic region, the following are encoded:
- a CDS encoding DUF3823 domain-containing protein, which produces MKKLISRILVGVTILASSACTKTDNYDGPNASFQGNIISSEGGNLPTSGGSTTIKLQQIGWTTPQTIPSKFDGTFQDTKLFKSAYKVVPTGGAFWPVYDTVTVNIAQGTKHDFVVTPYIVIKNFTTSLTGTTLTLKFDITAPVVAGLPTIKDVQPYVNTTKLVGTGASIRDFSDLNAVTINKEFIDLTPAQKSITLTVPNLIPGRTFFVRAGVRLSDSFNSSNFSEIVQIDVPK; this is translated from the coding sequence ATGAAAAAACTGATTAGCAGAATTTTGGTGGGCGTAACTATACTTGCAAGTTCTGCATGTACAAAAACCGACAACTATGATGGCCCTAATGCCTCATTTCAGGGCAATATAATTTCGTCAGAGGGTGGTAATTTGCCAACATCGGGCGGTAGCACCACAATAAAACTTCAGCAAATTGGCTGGACTACCCCGCAAACTATTCCAAGTAAGTTTGACGGAACCTTTCAGGATACCAAGCTTTTTAAAAGCGCATATAAGGTTGTGCCTACCGGTGGCGCTTTTTGGCCTGTTTATGATACCGTAACGGTGAATATTGCCCAGGGTACCAAACACGACTTTGTTGTTACACCATACATAGTTATCAAAAATTTTACTACAAGTTTAACAGGCACAACTTTAACCCTAAAGTTTGATATTACCGCCCCTGTTGTAGCAGGGTTGCCAACTATTAAAGATGTGCAGCCTTATGTAAATACAACAAAGCTGGTAGGCACAGGAGCCTCTATCAGAGACTTCTCGGATTTAAATGCCGTAACCATCAATAAAGAATTTATTGACCTGACTCCCGCTCAAAAATCAATCACCTTAACTGTGCCCAACCTTATACCGGGCCGCACATTTTTTGTACGTGCCGGGGTGCGTTTAAGCGATAGTTTCAACAGTTCAAATTTTTCAGAGATAGTACAGATAGACGTTCCTAAATAA
- a CDS encoding RagB/SusD family nutrient uptake outer membrane protein — MKSIHKFIIAITVSVGVSITSCQRLDIAPTNIFTPDIIYDSEAGVKSFLATIYQNLPIEDFKYRPDQGFKTGGNDWENFYNSASVTGEEVGPFGGMDIGGGFGYWPYGDIRNVNTLIAELPKHVAKLSQATVNTLLGEAHFLRAYYYFGLAKRYGGIPIITVPQDPGAPVTTLQVHRDKEQAVWDFIGTELDLGYQMMPETSDAGRANRYAAAALKSRAMLYAACVARYGSVNFVDGPARAQGLVGIPADKATAYFQAAYDAAKLLDGHYSLYNANSDKVQNYVDLFLKSGSPENIFIKQYSIATHTAHSWDATMSPRYMTANALSRSYPTLDFVRLWGELPVTNGDGTPKRFDNRAQLMQGLEPRLLATVYFPGATLRGLLFDMQRGIYPSFSGTAAAEVAKQANSRSYILAGDTKTLYQGKQVIGFTGPWTGGDELTRTGFYVRKYVDYNKPQSAVDLNRSEQPWIDLRYGEILLNRAEAAMELGNTADALTSVNLIRNRAGATPYTSIDLNKVRNERRMELAFENQYYWDLKRWRTADVVLDRAHFKGLMPYYVFNENKYIFLAEPELFNREYSFQKQFYYEGIPGGEIGKNPNLLPNNPNY; from the coding sequence ATGAAAAGTATACATAAATTTATTATAGCAATAACTGTCAGTGTGGGAGTTTCGATAACTTCCTGCCAAAGGCTGGATATTGCGCCAACCAATATCTTTACCCCCGATATTATATATGACAGCGAGGCCGGTGTTAAGTCGTTTTTAGCAACGATATATCAAAATTTGCCTATCGAAGATTTTAAATACCGGCCAGATCAGGGATTTAAAACCGGAGGCAACGACTGGGAAAACTTTTACAATTCGGCCTCGGTTACAGGCGAAGAAGTTGGCCCCTTTGGCGGGATGGACATTGGTGGTGGCTTTGGCTACTGGCCATATGGCGATATCAGGAATGTGAATACGCTGATAGCCGAACTGCCTAAACATGTGGCTAAGTTAAGCCAGGCAACTGTTAATACCCTTTTAGGCGAAGCCCATTTTTTAAGGGCATACTATTATTTTGGCCTGGCCAAACGTTATGGCGGCATCCCTATTATAACCGTACCGCAAGATCCCGGAGCGCCGGTAACAACACTCCAGGTACATCGCGATAAGGAACAGGCTGTATGGGATTTTATTGGTACCGAGCTTGATTTAGGTTACCAGATGATGCCCGAAACCAGTGATGCAGGCAGGGCCAACAGATATGCTGCTGCTGCCTTAAAATCAAGGGCAATGCTTTACGCAGCTTGCGTTGCCAGGTACGGTTCGGTAAACTTTGTTGATGGCCCGGCCCGTGCGCAAGGATTAGTTGGCATCCCTGCTGATAAAGCAACTGCTTATTTCCAGGCGGCTTATGATGCCGCTAAATTGCTCGACGGTCATTATTCACTTTATAATGCAAATTCAGATAAAGTACAAAACTATGTCGACCTGTTTTTGAAAAGTGGAAGCCCGGAGAATATTTTCATAAAACAATATTCTATAGCTACCCACACTGCCCATAGCTGGGACGCTACCATGTCTCCGCGTTATATGACAGCCAATGCGCTATCGCGTTCATACCCAACGTTAGATTTTGTACGGCTTTGGGGAGAATTACCGGTAACCAATGGAGATGGCACCCCCAAACGTTTCGATAACCGTGCGCAATTGATGCAGGGCCTTGAGCCAAGATTGTTAGCCACGGTTTATTTCCCGGGCGCAACTCTGAGGGGGCTTTTGTTTGATATGCAGCGGGGTATTTACCCGTCGTTTAGCGGAACAGCCGCCGCCGAAGTTGCTAAACAGGCCAATTCCCGTTCATACATACTTGCAGGCGATACAAAAACATTGTACCAGGGTAAACAGGTAATTGGCTTTACCGGTCCATGGACAGGTGGCGATGAACTAACCCGTACAGGCTTTTATGTGCGCAAATATGTTGACTATAACAAACCCCAATCGGCCGTTGACCTGAACAGAAGCGAGCAACCATGGATAGACCTGCGGTATGGCGAAATATTGCTGAATCGTGCAGAAGCCGCCATGGAATTGGGCAACACCGCCGATGCCCTAACCTCAGTTAACCTGATCAGAAACCGGGCCGGCGCAACACCTTATACCTCTATTGATTTAAATAAAGTTCGCAACGAAAGGCGTATGGAGCTTGCATTTGAAAACCAGTACTATTGGGATTTAAAAAGATGGCGCACCGCCGATGTGGTGCTTGACCGGGCTCACTTTAAAGGCCTGATGCCGTACTATGTGTTTAATGAAAACAAATACATTTTCCTTGCCGAGCCTGAATTGTTTAACCGTGAATATTCTTTCCAGAAGCAATTTTATTATGAAGGAATTCCGGGCGGCGAAATCGGAAAGAACCCTAACCTGCTCCCTAACAATCCAAATTATTAA
- a CDS encoding SusC/RagA family TonB-linked outer membrane protein — MKKLRYLLILLFLFPLSLLAQQTSISGKVIDLTDGSALPGVSVKIKGTTAGAITDIAGKFTLNVANTNVVLQVSYIGYLTKEVIVKDIKGGTIALTATNKTLDEVVVVGYGVQKRATITGSVSTLQSKEIVTTKNESVINMLTGKIPGVRIVQTTAEPGSFANNLNIRGFTSSPLVVIDGVIGGDQSTIGRMDPNEIESVSVLKDAAASIYGIRAAGGAILITTKKGGKNGNININYSVNSAIQTFLGMPQGVGAVDYMMLTNEKVKRDFANNFVSNVTPQYSYADMKPWLDGTYKSADWIGMVFRKTANQLQHNLNIDGGNDKISYFFNFGYQKQDGVFKTGDLNYNKYNFRSNVTASITKGLKAQVLTSAWMDEKNQPYTDEWTVYKYTWNQIPIHQIYANDNPLYPAVMDDNMNPSIITDANKVGSKRSRNKSITSQLNLTYDIPGIKGLSAKALFNIDYGVNDYNQIKKTFSLYTYKAADNTYIPSVVNSPSGITRAYYTHLNTLSQVTLNYAHTFFEDHNITAMATYEQSHETADNFNAYRDTEIPVNYLFGGLQNSNMYGGMDANALQDQAHRSIIGRFNYDFKGKYLLEFSFRRDGTSLYKPGADQYGFFPGASVGWVLTKEDFIRKLVSDYTLSNLKLRASYGKVGDEQGNAFNYVNGYTYPVNSYIFGASAVNGSAPKLGNPGLTWPISTIKNIAVDFGLFGGKLDGTIEVFRNDRTGLPATPTVALPGTVGAAVPQINYESDRVQGLDFNLSYRNTFGQLGVNLTGNIGTTRLKKMKVLRSNSGNEYLNWKENQTDRYQNVWWGPEYAGQFTSYGQIYNYGVNTGGGNNNTIPGDYYYKDWNGDGVIDDKDSHPIATTDIPLYNYGFTVGLSYKGFDMNMLLQGAAGVYVQYGEQFAEPLMYGRSALTRFLDSWHTADPSANVFDPNTKWVPGYYPAMGSPVAQGTKAIQNASYLRVKSLEFGYSLSPAILKSIGVRKLRVYANSYNLLTFTGLKNYDPEHQGPNPRDNGDFSKAFAGYTYPMNRTFNLGANVSF; from the coding sequence ATGAAAAAACTTAGATACTTACTTATACTCCTCTTCCTTTTTCCGCTTAGTTTGTTAGCCCAGCAAACTTCCATCAGCGGAAAAGTCATTGATTTAACCGACGGGTCGGCACTTCCGGGGGTAAGTGTAAAAATTAAAGGTACTACAGCTGGTGCTATAACCGATATAGCAGGAAAGTTTACGCTGAATGTTGCAAATACCAACGTGGTTTTGCAGGTATCATATATAGGCTACCTTACCAAAGAGGTAATTGTAAAAGATATAAAAGGCGGTACCATCGCATTAACTGCAACTAATAAAACGCTTGATGAAGTGGTAGTTGTAGGTTATGGTGTACAAAAAAGAGCCACCATTACCGGTTCTGTATCAACACTTCAGAGCAAAGAGATTGTAACCACCAAAAACGAAAGCGTTATAAATATGCTAACAGGTAAAATACCTGGAGTGCGAATTGTTCAAACAACTGCCGAGCCGGGATCTTTTGCCAACAATTTAAATATAAGGGGTTTCACAAGTTCGCCATTGGTGGTAATTGATGGTGTAATTGGTGGCGATCAATCGACCATAGGCCGGATGGACCCAAATGAAATTGAAAGTGTTTCTGTACTTAAAGACGCGGCTGCATCTATATACGGCATAAGGGCTGCAGGCGGCGCCATTTTGATAACGACCAAAAAAGGTGGAAAAAACGGGAATATCAACATCAATTATTCAGTTAACAGTGCTATTCAAACCTTTTTAGGAATGCCCCAGGGAGTAGGTGCTGTAGACTACATGATGCTTACCAATGAAAAAGTTAAACGCGATTTTGCTAACAATTTTGTATCCAATGTAACGCCACAATATTCATATGCCGATATGAAACCGTGGCTTGATGGTACTTATAAATCGGCCGACTGGATAGGTATGGTATTCAGGAAAACAGCAAACCAATTACAGCACAATTTAAATATTGATGGCGGAAACGACAAAATCAGCTATTTCTTCAATTTTGGTTATCAAAAGCAAGATGGCGTTTTTAAAACCGGCGATTTAAATTATAATAAATATAATTTTCGCTCAAATGTTACTGCCAGTATCACAAAAGGTTTAAAAGCACAGGTACTAACATCGGCCTGGATGGATGAAAAAAACCAGCCTTATACCGACGAATGGACCGTTTATAAGTATACCTGGAACCAGATACCCATTCACCAGATTTATGCTAACGACAACCCATTATATCCTGCTGTAATGGACGACAACATGAACCCTTCCATCATTACCGATGCCAATAAAGTAGGATCAAAAAGAAGCAGAAATAAAAGTATTACCAGCCAGTTAAACTTAACTTATGATATACCAGGCATCAAAGGGTTGAGTGCCAAAGCTTTATTTAACATTGATTATGGTGTTAACGACTACAATCAAATAAAAAAGACATTCTCTTTATATACTTACAAAGCAGCCGACAATACTTACATACCAAGTGTAGTAAATTCACCATCGGGCATAACCCGCGCTTATTATACCCACTTAAATACCCTGAGCCAGGTTACTTTAAATTATGCCCATACTTTTTTTGAAGACCACAACATCACAGCCATGGCTACCTATGAGCAAAGCCATGAAACTGCCGATAACTTTAACGCTTACCGGGATACCGAAATTCCGGTAAATTATTTATTCGGTGGCCTTCAAAATTCCAATATGTACGGTGGTATGGATGCCAACGCTTTACAGGACCAGGCACACAGAAGTATTATAGGGCGTTTTAATTATGATTTTAAAGGAAAGTATCTTCTCGAATTCAGTTTTCGCCGGGATGGCACCAGTTTGTATAAACCAGGCGCCGATCAATATGGTTTCTTTCCGGGAGCATCGGTGGGCTGGGTTTTAACCAAAGAAGATTTTATTCGCAAACTGGTCTCAGATTACACCCTTTCCAATTTAAAACTCAGGGCTTCGTACGGCAAGGTTGGTGACGAGCAGGGCAACGCATTCAATTATGTTAACGGTTACACTTACCCTGTAAACAGCTACATTTTTGGTGCAAGCGCGGTAAATGGGTCGGCGCCAAAGCTTGGTAACCCTGGTTTAACATGGCCAATAAGTACTATAAAGAACATAGCCGTTGATTTTGGCTTGTTTGGTGGAAAACTGGACGGAACTATTGAAGTTTTCAGAAATGACAGAACCGGGTTACCGGCCACCCCTACGGTAGCTTTACCTGGAACGGTGGGCGCCGCTGTGCCACAAATTAATTATGAAAGCGACCGGGTACAGGGTTTGGATTTTAACCTGTCGTACAGGAACACCTTTGGCCAGTTAGGTGTAAACCTTACCGGTAACATAGGAACAACCCGCCTAAAGAAAATGAAAGTTCTGCGTAGTAATTCAGGTAACGAGTATTTAAACTGGAAAGAGAACCAAACAGACAGGTATCAGAATGTTTGGTGGGGCCCAGAGTACGCCGGGCAGTTTACCAGTTACGGTCAAATATACAATTATGGTGTAAACACAGGCGGAGGCAATAACAACACAATACCCGGTGATTATTATTATAAGGATTGGAACGGCGACGGAGTTATTGACGACAAAGACAGCCATCCTATTGCAACCACAGACATTCCGCTGTATAACTACGGTTTTACCGTAGGCTTAAGCTATAAAGGTTTTGATATGAATATGCTGTTGCAGGGTGCTGCAGGTGTTTACGTACAATATGGTGAACAATTTGCAGAACCGCTGATGTATGGCAGGAGCGCCTTAACACGTTTCCTTGACAGCTGGCACACTGCAGATCCGTCGGCAAACGTTTTTGACCCCAATACAAAATGGGTGCCTGGTTATTACCCCGCAATGGGATCGCCTGTGGCACAGGGCACTAAAGCTATACAAAACGCAAGTTACCTGCGCGTAAAATCACTGGAATTTGGTTATTCATTATCTCCAGCTATACTGAAAAGCATAGGCGTTAGAAAACTGAGGGTATATGCAAACAGCTACAACCTGCTAACATTTACCGGGTTGAAGAATTACGACCCTGAGCACCAGGGCCCCAATCCAAGAGATAACGGCGATTTCAGCAAAGCTTTTGCAGGCTACACCTACCCGATGAACCGGACTTTTAACCTGGGAGCCAACGTTTCCTTTTAA
- a CDS encoding YpdA family putative bacillithiol disulfide reductase, translated as MLDILIIGGGPIGLACGLAAQKAGLSFIIVEKGCLVNSLYNYPSTMTFFSTSEKLEIGGVPFVTVHNKPTRNDALEYYRRVALSNNLPLHLFEEVTNVKAEDDAYIITTSKTIYRAKRVIVSTGFYDIAVNLNIPGEDLPKVKHYYQDPHYYTSQNVVVVGSSNSAIDVALETYRKGADVTLVVRGAEISSRVKYWVRPDIINRIKEGSIKAYFNSNLEAIREHEVDIKTPDGLITIPNDFVMAMTGYKPNFDFLKKLGIILSEDKFIPQYNPETMETNMPGLYLAGVVCGGLDTHLWFIENSRVHADIILEDIVAKKARQII; from the coding sequence ATGCTCGATATACTCATTATAGGCGGCGGCCCCATAGGTTTAGCTTGCGGACTGGCGGCCCAAAAGGCAGGTTTAAGTTTTATAATTGTCGAAAAAGGCTGCCTGGTAAACTCGTTATATAATTACCCTTCTACGATGACTTTTTTCTCAACTTCAGAGAAATTAGAAATTGGCGGCGTACCTTTTGTAACCGTTCATAACAAACCCACCCGTAATGATGCTTTGGAATATTACCGCAGGGTTGCACTATCCAACAATCTTCCGCTTCATTTATTTGAGGAGGTAACCAATGTAAAAGCCGAAGACGATGCCTACATTATAACAACAAGCAAAACAATATACCGGGCAAAAAGGGTTATCGTATCTACCGGCTTTTATGACATAGCGGTTAATTTAAATATCCCCGGCGAAGACCTTCCCAAAGTAAAACACTATTACCAGGACCCGCATTATTATACCTCGCAAAATGTAGTGGTGGTTGGCTCCAGCAACTCGGCCATTGATGTGGCCCTGGAAACTTACCGCAAGGGCGCCGATGTTACCCTTGTGGTGCGTGGAGCCGAGATTAGCAGCAGGGTTAAATACTGGGTACGGCCAGACATCATTAACCGAATAAAAGAAGGCAGCATCAAAGCTTATTTTAACTCCAATCTTGAAGCCATCCGCGAACATGAGGTTGATATCAAAACACCAGATGGATTAATTACAATCCCCAACGATTTTGTAATGGCCATGACCGGCTATAAACCCAATTTCGATTTCCTGAAAAAACTGGGCATTATACTGTCCGAAGATAAATTCATTCCCCAATACAACCCCGAAACTATGGAAACCAACATGCCTGGTTTATACCTAGCTGGTGTGGTTTGCGGCGGCTTAGACACCCACCTTTGGTTCATAGAAAACTCACGGGTGCACGCCGATATAATTTTGGAGGATATTGTAGCAAAAAAAGCAAGGCAGATTATTTAG
- a CDS encoding 2'-5' RNA ligase family protein gives MSLKYYLTVLSPPDRIDQKINAFKKACFNRIGNFQGMNSRAHITLDINSDEVDPGSQKPKLIGPFYDMVDFIIRRTIIVHNIRITGFNFFSHGPAFRTIYAEIELDKETSDWFTAIKDLLMIKKLHPHITIARKIPVEAFNMLWPHFVKIEYKDEFLADGITVLEKEVDTKFDSYKVYKKIPFDRKLAVA, from the coding sequence ATGAGCCTTAAATATTATCTGACTGTATTGTCTCCGCCAGATCGTATTGATCAAAAGATAAATGCTTTTAAAAAGGCGTGTTTTAACCGCATAGGTAATTTCCAGGGGATGAATTCGCGTGCGCATATTACTTTGGATATTAACAGCGATGAAGTAGATCCCGGCTCACAAAAACCCAAACTTATCGGCCCTTTTTATGATATGGTCGATTTTATAATCAGGCGCACTATAATTGTACATAACATCAGGATCACCGGGTTTAACTTTTTCTCGCACGGGCCAGCTTTCCGTACCATTTATGCCGAAATAGAACTGGATAAAGAAACATCCGATTGGTTTACCGCCATTAAGGATTTGCTGATGATAAAAAAGCTCCATCCACACATTACCATTGCGCGTAAAATACCGGTAGAAGCATTTAATATGCTATGGCCGCATTTTGTAAAAATTGAATACAAAGATGAGTTTTTAGCAGATGGTATAACCGTGTTGGAAAAAGAAGTCGACACAAAATTTGATAGCTATAAAGTATATAAAAAAATCCCTTTTGACAGAAAACTGGCCGTGGCATAA
- a CDS encoding 2'-5' RNA ligase family protein, with product MNSPFFHFVLSLPDHVNTEIVKLKNEARRVIGDYPGMGSKPHITTNNYPKHPIHVHDHGFSMFERRLTALPAVVFEIDGFDCFNENNGYNKTIYAKLKISDHNTYWLKLLWDIVGKGSGTPHITIARGLTPEQFNLLWPYFQRKELKKRFVVSKFTILKNLVNSGTSVYREFEFKGSADSLNSVYQDYLMRHVKNTTAVNKQISLF from the coding sequence ATGAATTCGCCATTTTTTCACTTCGTATTGTCCTTGCCCGATCATGTTAATACCGAGATTGTTAAATTGAAAAATGAAGCCCGGCGGGTAATCGGCGATTACCCCGGCATGGGGTCGAAGCCCCATATAACTACCAACAATTATCCAAAGCACCCTATTCATGTGCATGACCATGGCTTTTCGATGTTTGAGCGCAGGTTAACGGCTTTACCGGCAGTTGTTTTTGAGATAGATGGCTTTGATTGCTTTAACGAAAACAACGGCTATAACAAAACCATTTACGCCAAGCTGAAGATAAGTGACCATAATACCTACTGGCTTAAATTATTGTGGGATATAGTAGGCAAAGGCAGCGGAACACCACACATTACCATAGCACGCGGACTTACCCCTGAACAGTTTAATTTACTTTGGCCCTATTTTCAAAGGAAAGAGTTAAAAAAAAGGTTTGTGGTATCAAAATTTACCATTTTAAAAAACCTGGTTAACTCCGGCACGTCTGTGTATCGCGAATTTGAGTTTAAAGGTTCGGCCGATTCATTAAACAGCGTTTACCAGGATTATTTAATGCGGCATGTAAAAAACACAACTGCCGTTAATAAACAAATCAGCCTTTTTTAA
- a CDS encoding 2'-5' RNA ligase family protein yields the protein MRMYEDHLMLLSPPEIIRAEIARYKKASARLIGDYQSMNSPAHISIQHKERQKPFMTDRNIEFLETELRSLPPVLLHIDGFGNFPHLHGKFTIYAAIRSTPAVDDWFSQLKKKLKIKKALTPHITITRNIAEKDFNILWPHFRHKKLVEPFWINALTIVKRDTFDPYAKWEFFKAFEFKNEQGFIGTENIEAGRIEMAGQDQTSLFETI from the coding sequence ATGAGGATGTACGAAGATCATTTAATGCTGCTTTCGCCACCAGAGATAATCAGGGCCGAAATTGCACGCTATAAAAAAGCATCGGCAAGGCTCATTGGAGATTATCAAAGCATGAACTCGCCTGCTCATATTTCTATCCAGCATAAGGAACGTCAGAAACCGTTCATGACCGATAGGAACATTGAATTCTTAGAAACAGAATTGAGAAGCTTGCCGCCGGTATTGCTGCATATTGATGGTTTTGGCAACTTCCCCCATCTGCACGGTAAATTCACCATTTATGCCGCTATACGGTCGACACCGGCAGTTGATGATTGGTTTAGCCAGCTAAAGAAAAAACTAAAAATAAAAAAAGCACTTACGCCGCATATAACTATTACCAGGAATATAGCAGAAAAGGATTTTAATATTCTGTGGCCTCATTTCAGGCATAAAAAACTGGTTGAGCCATTCTGGATAAACGCGCTTACCATAGTTAAACGAGATACGTTTGACCCATATGCCAAATGGGAGTTTTTTAAAGCCTTTGAATTTAAAAATGAGCAAGGCTTTATTGGTACCGAAAACATTGAGGCCGGCCGGATTGAAATGGCCGGCCAGGATCAGACCAGTTTATTTGAAACAATTTAA
- the dinB gene encoding DNA polymerase IV, whose translation MDQKRHIVHIDLDSFFVSVERKFNPALIGIPVLIGGSADRGVVASCSYEARKFGIHSAMPMKQAMKLCPHATIVRGSHGRYSEASKEVTDIIQDSVPLFQKSSVDEFYIDLTGMDRFYDCYQVASNLRQRIIKETGLPISFGMASGKTVAKMATNASKPNGQLFIKHGEELKFLAPLSINKIPGLGESTAQKLYQYGIEKIGDLQRANLKFLETVFGKAGIFLWEKAHGIDHSEIIPHSDRKSISTEHTFDINVNDHRTIETILVSMTEELSSKLRRENKLASCLAIKIRYANFETHTQQQKIALTAAEHVLLPGVKNLLKKTWNQHRPIRLIGVRLSNLASGRYQINLFEDNEERIRLYQAMDNINFKFGDKTICRAAGMEIGTRNFNPFLKG comes from the coding sequence ATGGATCAAAAACGACATATCGTACACATCGATCTCGATTCTTTTTTTGTGTCGGTAGAGCGTAAGTTTAACCCGGCGCTTATTGGTATTCCTGTGCTTATTGGTGGTTCGGCTGATAGGGGTGTAGTTGCATCCTGTAGTTATGAGGCCCGTAAATTCGGTATTCACTCGGCCATGCCAATGAAACAGGCCATGAAGCTTTGCCCGCATGCCACTATAGTACGCGGTTCCCATGGCCGCTATTCCGAGGCATCCAAAGAGGTTACGGATATTATCCAGGACTCGGTGCCGCTATTTCAGAAATCGTCGGTTGATGAGTTTTACATCGACCTTACTGGTATGGATAGATTTTATGATTGCTACCAGGTTGCATCAAACCTTAGGCAACGTATTATTAAAGAAACGGGCCTGCCTATTTCATTCGGTATGGCATCGGGCAAAACGGTGGCTAAAATGGCTACCAACGCCTCAAAACCAAACGGGCAGCTGTTTATTAAGCACGGCGAAGAGTTAAAATTCCTGGCGCCATTGTCTATCAACAAAATTCCTGGCCTTGGTGAAAGCACAGCTCAAAAGCTTTATCAATACGGTATTGAAAAAATTGGCGACCTGCAACGCGCCAACCTTAAGTTTTTAGAAACTGTTTTTGGCAAAGCAGGGATTTTCCTTTGGGAAAAAGCGCATGGGATAGATCATAGTGAGATCATCCCACATTCCGACCGTAAATCTATTTCGACAGAACATACATTCGATATCAATGTAAATGACCATCGAACGATTGAAACGATATTGGTTTCAATGACCGAAGAGCTGTCATCCAAACTTAGGCGAGAGAATAAACTGGCATCGTGCCTGGCTATAAAAATAAGGTATGCCAATTTTGAAACCCATACCCAGCAACAAAAAATAGCCCTTACAGCGGCAGAGCATGTCCTGTTGCCGGGTGTTAAAAACCTCTTGAAAAAAACCTGGAACCAGCACCGGCCCATCCGGCTGATAGGGGTAAGGCTGAGTAACCTGGCCAGCGGCCGGTACCAGATTAATCTTTTTGAAGATAATGAGGAACGCATTCGCCTGTACCAGGCCATGGATAACATCAACTTTAAAT